GAATTGGCTATCTAATAGAGGAAAAGGGTGTAGACCCAAGAAGGATTAAGGCAGTTACATTTAGTAAGGCATCAGCAAATGATATGAAGGAGCGATTCAAACGGTTCTTTCCCAATCTTCCGCCTGTTGAATTCTCAACGATACATAGTTTTGCCTTCGAAGTCGTGCGGGAACACTTTCGAAGAGTAAGAACTCCTTACCAAATTATCGAGGGTGACTTGGATTTGGAAGAGCAAAGCGTTGGTGATTCGGACAAGTTGCTGCTACACAAAAAGATTATCTTGAAGAAGCTGTTCAAATCGATTGTGGGCGAGAATATTACCGAAGACAAAATGGACGAACTGACGACCTATATCAGTTTCATCAAAAATAAGATGATCCCTTCAGATAAATGGTCACTTATTCCGGTTGAGGTTCCAGAAGCAGAGCGGATTCTGCGTGAATATGAGTTATTTAAGAAGTCGGGACATAGTAAGTTGTTAATAGATTTTGACGATATGCTGACGATAAGTGAGCAGGTATTAGGGGGGGATAAGGAATTGCTACGGATGTACCAAGAGAGGTACGATTACATCCTTACGGACGAAAGCCAAGATACCTCAATGGTTCAACATGCCATTATCGAAAAGCTGGTTATGGAACATGGAAATCTTTGTGTTGTCGCTGATGATGATCAAAGTATCTATAGCTGGAGAGGTGCGGAACCTTCCTATTTGCTCAACTTCAAACAAGTATATCCGAATGCCATAACCTTGTTTATGGAGCAGAATTATCGTTCATCCAGGGATGTCGTCAGTGTAGCTAATCAGTTTATTAAGCGAAATAAAAATCGGTACGACAAGAATATGTTCACGAAGAATCCTCCGATGAATCCGATCAAGATTAGGAGTTTTGCGGATAACGTATACCAAACTAAGTATTTGGTGCAGGAAATTCAAAAGATTGAAAATCTTGCAGAAGTGGCGGTATTGTATCGTAACAATTCATCGTCAATTGCACTAATCAATGAGTTTGATCGAGCAGGTATTCCCTTTTATATGAAAGATGCGGATAATCGTTTCTTCTCTCATTGGGTGGTCGAAGATATCTTGAACTTTATGCGGATGACCTTTACTGACAAGCGTTCAGACATTTTAGAAAAAATCCATTTGAAGTTTAACGGCTACATTAGCAGACAGCAGATGGCGGCAGTGAAAGAAATCAACAACAATGAATCGGTATTTGATAATTTGCTGAATTACGTCCAGTTGCAGGATTATCAAGTGAAACAATTGATCGGAAGCAAAGAAACATTCGAACAAATGAAAGGGATGCCACCACTACAGGCTATCCGTGTCATTCGAGATCGATTAGGTTATGAGAAGGCTCTTGAAAAGATATGTGAACGTCTTGGATTCCGAATGGAATACTTGATAGGAATCCTAAACACATTAGAAGAGATTGCAGATACTCTGGAGACAATGGAGCAATTTGCGAATCGGCTAAAGTATCTTGATTCGGTTTTAAAGAATGCAAAGTCCAGCAAGGGTCAAAATTCAGTAACGTTCTCAACGTTTCATAGCTCGAAGGGATTAGAATTTGAGAGAGTATATATGCTTGATTTGATTGAAGGAAATATTCCATCTTTAAATGACATCGAAAATACCGCCTTAATAGAAGAAGCGACACGGTTGTTCTATGTTGGCATGACAAGGGCGAAACAGCACTTGGAGATGATCGTATATAGGGAAAGAGATGGGAAGAAGGTTAAAGAATCACAATTTGTAGCAGGTGTTAGGGATATTATGAATCCTCCAAAGATAATCCCTAAGAATGAGGTAGCAAAAAAGGAGATAAAATCAGCCTATTCGATCCCGTACAATCCCAATTCAATAAAAAGTATAGCTCAACTGAAGATTGGGGAAATGGTAAAACATAGGGTATTTGGTAGAGGTGAACTTCTTCAAATCGATGGAGATGTCATCGAAATAGGTTTTAGTAGAGGAATAAAAAGTCTATCTATTGAAACGTGTCTGGAATTGGGACTGCTGGAGCCAATGTAATAGAGGAAGACAAAGTGTGTAGGATAGGATCAAATCCATGCAACAAAGGTAGATAAGGTGTTCCCCTGTCAAATACATAGCAGGAATAGGAGTGAAGGTGATTGGGGGGATATATATAGATATGAAGCAGTGATTCGT
This genomic stretch from Paenibacillus crassostreae harbors:
- a CDS encoding ATP-dependent helicase; protein product: MNVKEEFFNRKKNELDVSLNDVQLKAVLQTEGPLLLLASPGSGKTTTIIMRIGYLIEEKGVDPRRIKAVTFSKASANDMKERFKRFFPNLPPVEFSTIHSFAFEVVREHFRRVRTPYQIIEGDLDLEEQSVGDSDKLLLHKKIILKKLFKSIVGENITEDKMDELTTYISFIKNKMIPSDKWSLIPVEVPEAERILREYELFKKSGHSKLLIDFDDMLTISEQVLGGDKELLRMYQERYDYILTDESQDTSMVQHAIIEKLVMEHGNLCVVADDDQSIYSWRGAEPSYLLNFKQVYPNAITLFMEQNYRSSRDVVSVANQFIKRNKNRYDKNMFTKNPPMNPIKIRSFADNVYQTKYLVQEIQKIENLAEVAVLYRNNSSSIALINEFDRAGIPFYMKDADNRFFSHWVVEDILNFMRMTFTDKRSDILEKIHLKFNGYISRQQMAAVKEINNNESVFDNLLNYVQLQDYQVKQLIGSKETFEQMKGMPPLQAIRVIRDRLGYEKALEKICERLGFRMEYLIGILNTLEEIADTLETMEQFANRLKYLDSVLKNAKSSKGQNSVTFSTFHSSKGLEFERVYMLDLIEGNIPSLNDIENTALIEEATRLFYVGMTRAKQHLEMIVYRERDGKKVKESQFVAGVRDIMNPPKIIPKNEVAKKEIKSAYSIPYNPNSIKSIAQLKIGEMVKHRVFGRGELLQIDGDVIEIGFSRGIKSLSIETCLELGLLEPM